The nucleotide sequence TCCTCCCACACCTTCCAATATCTTCGCAATTTCGCATGAACCATCACAAGAAACACCATTGAAGTGCAGAGAGAAACTGTAGACGGTAGCCACCACTTGGTGCAGCACGAAGCGCCGTTCTTTTGGGGTGAATTGGCAGATGATGTGAACAAGAGTGTTAGGAAGAGGAAGTGGAAGATGAAGAAGAATGAGGAGAGTGTGAAGAGTTCGGATTTTAGAGAGCTTAGTTTTGTTTCCTTTCGGGCAATTCGGGCAGCGAAGAGAGTCTCTTGTCTCTGCCAGAGCTTCAGGAGAAGGAGGTGACCGGGGCTGTCGGAGATCTCGGTCAGAGGGTGGTCTTCGATTGCTTCGGCGATGTTGGAGGTGATGCATGAGAGGATCTTGTGGTTGTTTTGGTGTTCTTGGTCCACCGGGATTTCTACAATGTGAGTGTCTTTCTTTGTTTCCGCCATCGAAACAGAGCTTGTAGAAAGATGCAAAAGAAATGAAGTAGTTGGAATGAAGTGAAAACAGAGAGCGTTAAGAGAAGATCAGAGAAATAGAGAAAGCAAAGAgagttttttatttcttttg is from Arachis ipaensis cultivar K30076 chromosome B01, Araip1.1, whole genome shotgun sequence and encodes:
- the LOC107612415 gene encoding uncharacterized protein LOC107612415, with protein sequence MAETKKDTHIVEIPVDQEHQNNHKILSCITSNIAEAIEDHPLTEISDSPGHLLLLKLWQRQETLFAARIARKETKLSSLKSELFTLSSFFFIFHFLFLTLLFTSSANSPQKNGASCCTKWWLPSTVSLCTSMVFLVMVHAKLRRYWKVWEELQGERGDGRALSRCIQELRMKGASFDLSKESSWNGNGVKRMKSSSVEIKWRPVSWCCRNSLTVCIFCFTGFVFPASKLLLCGF